From Thermothelomyces thermophilus ATCC 42464 chromosome 6, complete sequence, the proteins below share one genomic window:
- a CDS encoding carbohydrate esterase family 1 protein (CAZy_ID 267789), whose product MISVPALALALLAAVQVVESASAGCGKAPPSSGTKSMTVNGKQRQYILQLPNNYDANKAHRVVIGYHWRDGSMNDVANGGFYDLRSRAGDSTIFVAPNGLNAGWANVGGEDITFTDQIVDMLKNDLCVDETQFFATGWSYGGAMSHSVACSRPDVFKAVAVIAGAQLSGCAGGTTPVAYLGIHGAADNVLPIDLGRQLRDKWLQTNGCNYQGAQDPAPGQQAHIKTTYSCSRAPVTWIGHGGGHVPDPTGNNGVKFAPQETWDFFDAAVGAAGAQSPMT is encoded by the exons ATGATCTCGGTTCCTGCTCTCGCTCTGGCCCTTCTGGCCGCCGTCCAGGTCGTCGAGTCTGCCTCGGCTGGCTGTGGCAAGGCGCCCCCTTCCTCGGGCACCAAGTCGATGACGGTCAACGGCAAGCAGCGCCAGTACATTCTCCAGCTGCCCAACAACTACGACGCCAACAAGGCCCACAGGGTGGTGATCGGGTACCACTGGCGCGACGGATCCATGAACGACGTGGCCAACGGCGGCTTCTACGATCTGCGGTCCCGGGCGGGCGACAGCACCATCTTCGTTGCCCCCAACGGCCTCAATGCCGGATGGGCCAACGTGGGCGGCGAGGACATCACCTTTACGGACCAGATCGTAGACATGCTCAAGAACGACCTCTGCGTGGACGAGACCCAGTTCTTTGCTACGGGCTGGAGCTATGGCGGTGCCATGAGCCATAGCGTGGCTTGTTCTCGGCCAG ACGTCTTCAAGGCCGTCGCGGTCATCGCCGGGGCCCAGCTGTCCGGCTGCGCCGGCGGCACGACGCCCGTGGCGTACCTAGGCATCCACGGAGCCGCCGACAACGTCCTGCCCATCGACCTCGGCCGCCAGCTGCGCGACAAGTGGCTGCAGACCAACGGCTGCAACTACCAGGGCGCCCAGGACCCCGCGCCGGGCCAGCAGGCCCACATCAAGACCACCTACAGCTGCTCCCGCGCGCCCGTCACCTGGATCGGCCACGGGGGCGGCCACGTCCCCGACCCCACGGGCAACAACGGCGTCAAGTTTGCGCCCCAGGAGACCTGGGACTTCTTTGATGCCGCCGTCGGAGCGGCCGGCGCGCAGAGCCCGATGACATAA